The sequence below is a genomic window from Panulirus ornatus isolate Po-2019 chromosome 51, ASM3632096v1, whole genome shotgun sequence.
CTAGTCtttctcctcatttaccttttgcaggtCAACAGAATTTGTACTTTTGTTTGTCTTCTTATTTTTACTACTGATATGGAAAACTTTGCACTAATCAATATTGAAATTAATTTGTCACCTATAAGCCCAGTCCGTCAAATTGTCTATgttagtttgaagctgtagacattcaagttcatttgtagatttttttgtgttttgtgttatcattaaattttgatgttatgcaatgctgatccttgtggcactcttGTTATGTCTTACCATTCTGAAGCTTCACCATTAATCGCTACTCTTTGTTTGTGGCCAATTAAccagtttcctatccactgaagtacaacctcatCATTGCTCTGTGACTAAATTTTGCTAGTAACCTGTGATGCGGAACCTTATTGAAAGCTTTGAAGATCAACTGCTATACTTTTgtcatatatgttgattatatcataaaagaaatcaagcagatttgtcataCATGAGCTATTTCATTGAAGACCTTGCTGATGATTGTGTATTAAGTGGTGGTCTTGTAAATGGTTTATAATTAtatcttgaatgatggtttcGCAGCTACAGACTTTAAGCTAATAGGACAGTAATTTCTGGGCTGTGACTtgttaccttttttgaatatcattGTTACATTGGCAGACTTTCATTCACTTGGAACTGTCCCCGTAGCAAGtaacttattgaaaagggcagtctcCTTTGTTGTTCTTGGGTAAAACTTCTCAAGACTCATTTTCATTAATCTTATCATCCTAGGTTTGCCTGTTAAGAGCACAGGGAAGATCATTAATATTTGTATGTTTGATATCAGTTATTTTTTTGCAACTGTCATGTTGATCAACTTTACATGAAGTattgaaagtgacctcaaaagtgatttttcggtgatcacttgtaccaatcTTTTCTCCATCATTATTAACGAGAGCCTCATTTTTAGCCGGAACTAAACCTAATGCATTCCTGTCGTGAGAAGGTTGCTTGACTAGTTGGATTAAGGCACTCTCAAacaaatttaggtagagtccacacTTAGAGATACTGGAATCAGACCCACTTTTTTTAGATACCAGTATGTTAAAAACTACTGTACTAGAATCTTGTATATAACAAATTTCTGCTAATTGATCATAAAATCTCTCGTTTACCTCTAGTGTCTATTTGGGAGCCTGTGAGCTAGTCTTTCTGCTATTTATTATGTGATTTATCTTTAATTTTACTAAAATTATGTTGACATTCTCAATGGCTACATTTTTTACTAAGATTCAAATGAACTTAACAAAGAGCAGGACACTAATGCCTACTTTGTTTCCACTGTCCCTTTGACATGGAGTTTACCCAGATATTGAATATTTGGTGAGGAAATCTCTATTGCTGATTGCTGATATCTAACCAAGGTATGGAAATGACAGGCATATCATAGTCTCTTTCTAATGCTATTGTCACTAACTCTTGAGATTCTATTTTGTTTACACCAAGCGTTCATATACGATATTTTTAGATGAAACTGAGACTTCTTTGAAAAGGTACTTACACGGGGGAATGGATCTGACTCTTATGTGATACACTGAGCAGGAATCTCGCTGATTACCATAATACAACACACTGAACCAGGCTCTCACCTACTGGTGACTCTTGCATGACGTACATACATAACTGGGCCTTCCTGAGCTATCTGGTGATGGCATAATGGCATCCCAATTTGCCTATGTACGTGTCTCTTTGAGCAGGACCTGTATATACTTCATTTGTTCTTTATGTGCATAGTGTCAACATACATGCATATGATCTTTaatggtatttatttatttattttgctttgtcgctgtctcccgcgtttgcgaggtagcgcaaggaaacagacaaaagaaatggcccaacccacccccatacacatgtatatacatacacgtccacacacgcaaatatacatacctatacatctcaatgtacacatatatatacacacacagacacatacatatatacctatgcacacaattcacactgtctgcctttattcattcccatcgccacctcgccacacatggaataccatccccctcctccctcatgtgtgcgaggtagcgctaggaaaagacaacaaaggccccattcgttcacactcagtctctagctgtcatgcaataatgcccgaaaccacagctccctttccacatccaggccccacacaactttccatggtttaccccagacgcttcacatgccctgattcaatccactgacagcacgtcaaccccagtataccacatcgatccaattcactctattccttgcccgcctttcaccctcctgcatgttcaggcctcgatcactcaaaatctttttcactccatctttccacctccaatttggtctcccacttctcctcgttccctccacctccgacacatgtatcctcttggtcagtcttttctcactcattctctccatgtgcccaaaccatttcaaaatggtATAAAAGTTGAAGAAAATCAGTTAGAGAAAGTAGATATCTAGTAGTGCGCACTAAATAACTCGACTGACAACATGTCTGAAGCCACTGAAAAAGAGACCTCTGTTTACCTACTCCAGCCTATGCTTataggtaatgatgataatagtaataatagagaGCTTGTCTTGATAGTTTGACTGATCTTCATATTAGGGTTATTCAGCAGACCTTAGTGTTTACATTTTAGAGTTTCTTGATATATTTTTATTGGCTCATTTCCAGTTCCATATGGTGGATCACTTTCATACAGCTGCTATAAGTCACTTATACGTCCTCAATCTGTACCCTGCTTCATTTTGTTTATTTCTCTTCTAAAACAGTGCACTATTTCTGTGATGTTAATTATGCTAATTTTCTTTAAACTAATACACTTTACAGTAACTTAAAAATTTGGTAGAATTAGAAAGTTATGAGCACGTCTTGTATAATGAATATCTGTACTATGATTATGTAATAATGTTCTACAGAAAATGGTGTGTCAtggacagcatacatacatatatgctcaAGTGATGCTGCAGATTCTATCTCAGGAAGCAAAAGGTGGCAACAACATTCGACGCTTACAGCAGGAAATAACTAAATATGCCATCAACAAGTTAGTATTAGCTACTttgccaacatttttctttcagagTTGTATATTTTTTGGAAGGTGTCTGGTGCTGTGATATCAAATTACAGTTCATAAACATGTGTGTCATATAAAATTGACGAGTGGGAAATGTAGTCGACTGCAGGAAGAGAATGAGATATGGTGTAAGATGGGCATTTAATGAATTTTTGGTACCATTTTCCCTTGGAAGCAATACTGTAAATGGAGTATATACTTTTCAGAAAGACTTTATTCTCCTTACACCATTTTGTCCATTCTTAGATCTATTTTATGTGAACTGTTGACACCAAATCACAATCAGAACTATACCTATGTATCACTCAATTTTCTCCTTCCTCATTATTTCCCTGTCTTGATCAATTATTAGACGTAACTGGGGTTTTCATTCTTCTCATGTGTATGCTTCATGCACTAGGCAACTATTTTACATATAATGCTTTTAAACCACCTCACTTAGATTTAGGTCTTATGTTTTAAGTGCTGCTGTAAGATCCCAGACTTGAGTATACAGCGCTGCATTACTGTATAATTGTTTTATTTAATGCTGGTATAAGCGAAAAATTATAGATATTGTGGCTTACTCCTTTAGAAAAAACTTATTTTACAGAAAGAGTTTGATTTGTACAGAATTATTGAAATAGATTGTTTTGAATTTAAAGCATATGATGTCTTATTTTTGAGTACACTTTTCTGGCTGTTCACCATACATTATGAATCATAGATTATCCTTGGGTGCCTCTTAAAATCTGAATCTTATCAAAGAAATTTCTCCCTTCTGTTGATATATTTATAGAAGTGGACTGTTTTTTTCCCGAGTCTTTTTATTAAAGCTAGGTTTTTTCAAGTGTGATCTGTAGAGGAAATGTATCTTTGctgatatggaatttttttttgcataaagtATGTCATTCTTTACTTTGTTTGGACTTGAATTAGAGAAGACACTCTATTTTACTGATGTTGAGAGTGTAGGTAAGAAAATAGATTTGGAATTTTTTATGGATTTGATTTAATTAATTTTGCTTATGTAGTAATTATttgttatttattcatctatctatcaatatctctgatatctgttccaactggaactccctcagtgggatggccatggcaatagagtctccataacttgtgaaatCAAGTGCCAATTCCTAGCctcttgtgcctcacccttaacaggtcactgggaGAGGGctactctagcgcagtgtttgcataggttcctacctaatgtttttacTGACTACTTTCACCTAATGCTGTgtcctaatgttcctgcctacttcTTTTAATGTTTCTTCCTAAAGTGTTTGTCTTACCAGGATTTTAGACTACCttgtcaatatctctgatgctcatttcttctgggaactcctatcaagggaaTGGCTTTGACAAAAGCCTCCAGTTATATCCATGTCCTTTCATGCTTCCATCGCATCCCTGAAAGATTATGATCATGCCCCACAATTGAATTTTGCCTGTGTTTTTGAAGAGCCAAATCTACCCATTCTAGACAATACTTTGAATCTTTCCGTGACTTATTTGCAGAAGTCAGCCTTTTGAGTATTCAAAGCTAAACATGTCATAAGATTTTGCTCTCCTCTTGTTGATTGGCATGACACTTCATTTTAGCAAGTGTCTCCACTGTTCATGTACGTTACAGAGAGTTTGTATTTTTTCTAGACATTCCTTCACTTAGACACATATGAAATGTGCAGTATGTTGGTTTCATTTACCCAACACATAACATACCCCTACTGGATTGTTGTTCTTGGTGCATGTCTTAATATATTGGAAGTGAAAGCAGATGTCATGCTTTTATCTAAGCTTGGCAATACCCCCCATCATTTTGAGGGTAACTGCTGGTTTGACAGGCAACTCTGTATTGATTGCTTATTCTTGATAAGCTCAAATACCAATAAGGGAGTTTCATTTTCTGTCTAGTCAGAAAAATGCAGTCTTAATTTAGTGGTTTGTTTTCAGTTTATTTGATGTCCTGCTCTCTATTCCGACAAGTTGTGAATGGGAAGTGTTTCCAGAATCTCTGATTCCCATCTCATCTTTCTACTGCTTATCATTCTTGTACTTCAATGTATTTTTAAGGATACAGTAATATTAGAAAGAAATTTTACATGTTTAAACAGTGTGAGAAGCTTGTTTCATGATATCTTTTAAAGATAGACtagaaaagaaatggaatgaTATCTCTTGTATTTGAATAGTGCCCTGAATGTTACTCCAATTCAACTGGCACTCAATGGTGCCATGGCCCACCCTCGAGCTGCCCAGGCCTTGGCACCCATGCTGGCACGCAATGCTCTCAATCCTGCTGACATGACTGTATTATTCAAGCTGTATAGTTCTCCAGATCCACCACCTGTTGACCTTTTACGCATTCCACAGTTACTGGGTAAGAGAGCACAAACTTTCATTATGAATTATTTAAGGAATACTTTACTGTGTAAAATAATATTTTCCCTGTGCTAATATTTATTTGTAACAATAACGTATGAACATATTTGTAACAGTAAGTAATTGATGAAAACATTCACAACAGTAAGTAATTGATGGACGTTTTTGTGATCCTTTTATAAAATTGAGCTATGTTTAGAAAATGATGCGACAAAATATTTAAGCTCTTCAAATGAGATCATTATTTTAAAGATTATGAAAAGATGGTTGACTGCAAATAAGTGAACAGTAGACTTTTATTTCCAAATTCGAATTAGAATTAGAATGAGTGTGATTGATGCTTATGCTCCAAGCACTGACAGAATAGATATTATGGATGCTGTCTAAATAgaatttgaaagaatagtaaATCCAGTGTGTTttcatgtgatgtgatgtgaaagGATTTATAGAAGATGATGTTgaagagggagtgatgggtaTGAAGTCAAATAGAAGAGGTATTGGATCTCGGGAAAAGATCAGATAAAAACACACGTGTATGTTACATCAAGGATGTAgtacattcatatacacttaTGAATGTACTTTATACTTGATATGACACATTTATTACATCAGGTATATAATATATTCACTTTATTCTCAACAGAGCTCCTTATAGATGCCTTGTTTAAGCCTGGGAGTAAGGTTAATCAGGAACACAAGAACAAGTACTTCTACCTTCTAGGCTACAGTGCTAGTGTGTACGAAACACCAAAGAAGGGCAACAGAAGCAGACAGGTGAGATAGTTAATCAGGGaaactgaaaagaagaaaatgagaatgtaTGGTTCTAAACAAAACaaattagattttcaaaaagttttAGGTTAGATTTATATTTTTATGGCCAACATGATGCAGGTTAAAGCATGTGCTAACTGAAACTGGATTGATTGAAAAGGTAAATGATAAGTcagttaagaaaagaaaagagttaaAAAGGGAATGAACTTGGTCTCCTTATGTGTATTTAGACTCAGTTTTTTGGAAGTGCACAAAtaacaagaagagagaaaaatgagaggagaaagagggttcCACATCTTCGACATTTAAGGaaagaagtaggtacagtatcaTAATGGCCAGTCTTCATGTGGCTGGTCCCTGCACAGCAGCTAGTAAAAGCAGCCTGTTGCATGCCACTGGTGCAGATCCTAGGGGTTGGGACTTGTAGATTACTCTCAAGCAGCATTGGTAATGATACCTCCTGATTAGAGGAAGCAAAGGCAGCCTCATACCTAATGAAAAATGGGAACAGTTCATAAAGTGTGGGGCATTTGGTTTCACTATGGTTTAAGAATTATGTAGAAGTCACTTCATATTttcaagcagtactccatatacaGGCAAGTAAGACAGATTTAGGTATGAAATGATTGCTGAGAAGAAAAATAGTTCTGCCACCTTGTGTGTAGCTGTAAGAAGGTCTTTTCTTCTTTTGAGATGACACTTATGGGACTTTgagtttttatgattatttttgttcTCGTTAaggttatgtatacatacaaatgaTTAATTTTAGAGGATATTTGACTCCTCTTGCAAGTGGTTGCGCTGTAAAATGTTGATAAACTTGTTTTTATCATTCTAATTACACGATTTATGTCAGCAGTGTGTTATGGTGAAAAATGTCATAACTTCTTCTCTGTACAGTAACTTGAATGTGATTGAATAGAAGAACAGATAGTGAAGACCATGGTATCTATAGTTAAGGAAGAAAAACCACTGATGAATATTTATATGTCtatctctgtatctctgatgcctgttctcttcaggaactccctcaaggggatagccatagcaaaagagtctccatgactagtgaactccagtgctgctttttaacttttagtgcctcacccttaacaggccactggctgagggcaatTCTAGTGTAGTGCTTTCAGAGGTACCTGCCTAATGCTCTTAatgactacctctacctaatgtgtctacaaAATGTTCCAACCCGTTACATTTTTACATTTACCTAATGCTTCCACTTAGATTTCCTAACCACTGCTTCTATctgatgctcctgtctaatatttctacctactacctctatctaGTGCTCATACCTtttagccaaaaggcagggctagcgtatAGCACTTGCCTGCAGGAAAAATCTGGGGTTATGTAGGATTAGTTGAGCATCCTTAATTCGAAgtccaaaatgctccaaaatccaaaactttttgagtggaGTCATGATGTTACAAGTtaccctaaacacattattttttcattgtatttatggtatttctttttttttcttttttttttttacagttaagCACTGTGTGCGAAtatgtgtaagaaaatgattgcttatcagttgCATATAAAATCAGTCAGGAATGAAAGTGAGGCCAAGCAATTGCATATTGTCCGCCGGGGATGGCTGAGGTGACATTTTACCTTTTGTTGTTCGGCATTACACAAGTTTTGTTTCATGTGTAAAATTGATAAGAAAATATTGTATTAATTTCCATCAAGCTATGTGTATTAGGTATATTTGATACATGAATGGATTTtatgtttagacttgggtcccatccccaagatatctcatgaTGTgcatgcaaatattccaaaatctgaaacacttctcgTCCCAGGTATTTCGGATAAGGAACACTCAACCTGTACCtccttggtcggtggctgcctaccaactattaaGTATATTGTTTAGAACTGGTTTTGAATAATGTATACTGAAATTCAGTATCATGAAACTAATTAAACCatgctttgattttttttttattttaggtgAATCGGGATGACCTTAAGCCAACTCAGCAGGCCATCGAAAAAGTTCACAATATTTGCCAGGGTGGGAAGTCAGCTATGGAACTTATTGCTGAAATCAATACCTTATATCAGTGCATCAGGTAGGCTATAattaatttgcccttttttaagTAATTTGATAAGTTATAATGAGGAGATTGGTCATTACAGTACTTGTTCAGATATTGAGAATAGTAAAGATATACATAATTAAGTAAACATAGGAAGAATTGCATTTGCTTGAACAAAGTAAATGGTAAGAAAAAAGATCATAACGAAGGTAGAAAGACTAAGTCAAGTAACACATGCTTGAGAAGCAAATTTGTATAGATGAGAACATTGGATATTGCAGTGGTTATTGCTTGCATACTCCAAAATTGTTGTTTGGAATGCTGCTATCAATGCATATTTCAGCATCAAAACTTTTTCCTGAATTTATGAAAGAAGTGAGCACGTGTGAAAAAATATAGAATGTTGTGGCTGTAATGTTCAAAGAAAATTTGGAATGGGTGCCAAGCTATGAATGTTAAATGATTAGATATAAAAAGTAGATAGTCATGACAATCTCAGATATTTATGCTTATCCTTTTTCTGTTTAAGGAATTTACCTCAAAAGGCAAGTGTgtatgtaaaactgaaagtcagaACTTATAGCAGCTTTGTATTTTCAGGTTCCCTGTTGTGAGTGTTGGCCTTGTTCGATGGAtagagtgtgtggtgaaggaatCAAGTTATTTTAAGTTATGTACAGAATCGACACCTACTCACTTGGCACTCTTAGATGAAGTAGTGTCtatccatcctctcctccacagcCGTGTCCTCTGTTTGCTCATAGAATTGTTTGAATCAGAGTTTCAAGATTTGGAGATTCTTGTGCAGGTAAGGGACTGTTCATATTACTACAGAATCATTTCACTGTCTAATTTTCTAAGTACTTTATTGTGGTTAATTTTCATTGTCTAATTCCTAAGAACTGGTAATTCCTTACCAGTGTTGTGTTATTTTAGATTTTCTGTTATTTTATCTGATGGCACATATTTTTGATACTTTATATCCCTCACAGTGCTGCTCAGTTTGAGAATTAACATAGGTTTAGTTACTGGTTTAATGTAATTTTGTATGCTTATCATTAGTAGAATTGGAATATGATTTAAGTACATTAATGAATTATCTTCATACTTTAACTTGGCAGCAATACTAAAAGCATTTGTTGAAGAAATATGCAGATTGTTTGGTTTTCAGGTAAGGGAAGCATTTTGTAACTACTTCAAATGTAGCAATTTTCAATCCAGGAAGCTTGGGTTTAGTCTCACTACAGTTGAGCAGAGTTGATAGGGGCCTTATCTGCAGGATATAAAGAAGGCTGGTCACTTTTTTGTATGAAAATGTGTAGGCTAAGATAAATTATATCATTTGATGGGTTGCTTCTCAATGAAGAATGGGGAGTGAAAGCATGGAAAGATGATTCTCTTGCCTCTGCTTTCATCAtatgatgattttctttttcccttgctGATACTTATGTCATAAATCGAGAAATATGCCATTCATCTTTTGAGTGGGAGATATTACAGTTTCTCGACTACCCAACAGCTGGAACTGCGAAAGATGCTCCTGGACCGCATGGTGAACCTACTGAGCCGTGGATGTGTCTTACCAGTAATGAAATACATCAAGAATTGCTCTACTAAGGGTGACACTGACATTTCTCTTATTCGCTACTTTGTGCGGGAGGTAACTAAGCTGGATTACATTGCAGTGAATTGTGgattatattttctttgattaacATTAATTTTAATTCTGTTACATCAGTAGGCTCATACAGCAAATGAGCCCATTCACACATCTGTAGTTTATCTCTCCTTTGTAAAAGGAAACAATTTCTTCCATGCTCCTGTGGTCCTTCTTGATTGTTCATGTTGCATATGAAGTTGAgttgtatatcttgtgatgtttctTATCAAGGCTTGcacatggttgtttgtggtttaGTACATTTGTTATATGTACAGGGCATGGAGGTGATATATACGATGTGTAGTTAATGCACATGAAGTACACAGTATATGTAATTGATTTAAATGGTATGCAAGGTTTGCTCAGAGTGACATGTTGCAATATTTATGTAGATAGTATGCGTTGTGCATTGGAAACATAGGACAGGTGTGATGAATAGAACAGGTAGGTTGTGCACACGTTATGATTTGCAAGTACTGCTGTATTAATAAGATTGATAGCTGAACACAAAGTCAGGTAATTTAGCCACTATTATCTTGTTTTGATTTATTAAGGGACGACGCAATTGTCAGATTAAGAATTCATTGCCTCAGCTTAGCCAGAGGCAGAGGGTGTTCCATCCTGATGGAAAAGCATACATACGCTTTAAGATTTGTATCAGTAGCTAACAAACTGAAGTCATTCATCTCGGCTATTCATTGTTTATGATTTTTCTTCACAACAGGTGCTGGAGATTGTGGCGCCACCTTACACAGTAGAGTTTGTCCAGCTCTTCCTGCCACTGGTCGAGAATGAGGATATCACAGGCTCCATGAATACAGATAGTGACTTGGTGAATGAGTTTATAGGTAATATTTGAGAAAGTTATGTAAGTATGAGTAAGATTTCAGCAAGGCTGTGCCTCAGGAGCTATGAGTTTGGATGCATTGGCTTCTAATTTGCAAAGCCAGTATGCTCAAGGAGcatattttttcatctttgtttgTTATTTCACACCTTGCTTGCCATATTCCtctttagcaaggtagagccaggagcagatgaagaaaaggcctcatttgctcttgTATTGTTTCTGTGGTTGAGTTGTTTTGCTACCCCAAGTTATTTTTACAGATGTTTCCAGTAGGATGTTTATGAAGTTAGAAGAGCATGAGATTGAGTGTTTGAAGAGAGAATGAGATTAAAGATAGGTATTAGAGTAAATAAGGAATTTTGAAATATATTGTTGTGAAGGGAGTTGTTGATAGGCCAGAACATGTTATTAAGGTTCTTTAAGCATATGAATTTTGAATATTAAAGGGGAAAAGAGGCATAATTCAGGTAATTCCATGAGTTAACCAAATGGTATGTGAACCAAATTCAGAAACATAGAAATAATTGCAGTGCAAACCCCAGGATTGTGCTGATATATCCTAAGAGGTTTCATTTGAATTTTGATAGAAAGATTGTACAGTAtgccattatacatgacagctagagaatggatgttagcagatgtgacctttctttctttgtttctggttctacctcactgacacaggaaactgcgatcaaatatgaaaaaaaaagccatttacCGGGATGTCTGGTGGTCTTTCATATCCACTTGCTTAAGTCTCATATAGTAATGGCTCTGCTGCCCTTTTTGAAGCATCCTTAGAAGATAGGTCAAACACTTCATATGTAATgtgttgtattttcttttatttcaagacCACATATGAAGAGAGAATTCAACACACCATATCTTTCATGCTGCCGTTGTACAGTAGCAGTGTACCAGGTGCAAGGAGTGAGCTTTGTCATGAAACTTAACCTTTTATGGAGTTGATCCTTGGGTGCAAATTTTAGCCCTGATCAGGCTGATGACTCAATTTCTATTGTGGGAATTTAATGCTCTAACTAGCCAATAACATTTTCTGCATCATTAAGATGGGGTTTAAGTATTTCTTGGGTAGGTTATATGGAGTAAGATTCTGCTTCAGGGTATGTGCTACATAGAGCATCAGGATCCCAAGTTTTGGAAGGTATCTCCTGCTTGCCCAAGCTGAGCAGGGTTGTGAGTAAACTTGTAGTGTCTTGGACTGCCAGATCTTGTGACTGCCATATTCTGAATGACGCAGTATATATCAGTTAGCAAAGTCATTATTATGACAGCGAGGTATTCGTGACTAAGATTGTTTATAGTTATGCTTCTGTTGTTTATCATTATGCTTGTTCCTTGGTGCCCTCCCTATCAAAAAAGAAAGCTAAAGCATCATGCTGGCACTTTTTGCTGAGGTTTTGATCTGTATGAGAAGCATAGTATTGAGAGAATACTAGTTAGAAACTTCCATCATAATTGAACATTGATGAAGCTTTGCTTACTCAAGGTGAATATAGAGGTCCCTTGCCTGCCGTGGGTTTATCAACCATGCTTTTGTGTATACATGCCAAGAATAGTGTACACCACGTTACCAAACACAGAATCAAGTTTTGAgtgtacacagcaacaccaaAATTTTTTTCTGTGCACTCGGTATGTCATGTAACCACAGGCTGCAT
It includes:
- the TH1 gene encoding negative elongation factor D isoform X3 → MVENHLKLMILKTFDPKKADTIFTEEGDAPGWLTELIEHSTWRSVVYQLAEEFPECLMRNFTIKLISDAGFQGEITSISTAAQRIEVFSRILKTSTSNFLQSPEDTRHKAVVEFAKMVCHGQHTYIYAQVMLQILSQEAKGGNNIRRLQQEITKYAINNALNVTPIQLALNGAMAHPRAAQALAPMLARNALNPADMTVLFKLYSSPDPPPVDLLRIPQLLELLIDALFKPGSKVNQEHKNKYFYLLGYSASVYETPKKGNRSRQVNRDDLKPTQQAIEKVHNICQGGKSAMELIAEINTLYQCIRFPVVSVGLVRWIECVVKESSYFKLCTESTPTHLALLDEVVSIHPLLHSRVLCLLIELFESEFQDLEILVQLELRKMLLDRMVNLLSRGCVLPVMKYIKNCSTKGDTDISLIRYFVREVLEIVAPPYTVEFVQLFLPLVENEDITGSMNTDSDLVNEFIAHCKSNYYVM
- the TH1 gene encoding negative elongation factor D isoform X1 is translated as MEPGIFSTLKRYFQAGGNPEQVIEMLSENYQAVAQMANLMAEWLILAGASINDVQAMVENHLKLMILKTFDPKKADTIFTEEGDAPGWLTELIEHSTWRSVVYQLAEEFPECLMRNFTIKLISDAGFQGEITSISTAAQRIEVFSRILKTSTSNFLQSPEDTRHKAVVEFAKMVCHGQHTYIYAQVMLQILSQEAKGGNNIRRLQQEITKYAINNALNVTPIQLALNGAMAHPRAAQALAPMLARNALNPADMTVLFKLYSSPDPPPVDLLRIPQLLELLIDALFKPGSKVNQEHKNKYFYLLGYSASVYETPKKGNRSRQVNRDDLKPTQQAIEKVHNICQGGKSAMELIAEINTLYQCIRFPVVSVGLVRWIECVVKESSYFKLCTESTPTHLALLDEVVSIHPLLHSRVLCLLIELFESEFQDLEILVQLELRKMLLDRMVNLLSRGCVLPVMKYIKNCSTKGDTDISLIRYFVREVLEIVAPPYTVEFVQLFLPLVENEDITGSMNTDSDLVNEFIGNI
- the TH1 gene encoding negative elongation factor D isoform X2 gives rise to the protein MKPSVQRTFGPTAYGSSRALTSSWSLVYFQHLKGASINDVQAMVENHLKLMILKTFDPKKADTIFTEEGDAPGWLTELIEHSTWRSVVYQLAEEFPECLMRNFTIKLISDAGFQGEITSISTAAQRIEVFSRILKTSTSNFLQSPEDTRHKAVVEFAKMVCHGQHTYIYAQVMLQILSQEAKGGNNIRRLQQEITKYAINNALNVTPIQLALNGAMAHPRAAQALAPMLARNALNPADMTVLFKLYSSPDPPPVDLLRIPQLLELLIDALFKPGSKVNQEHKNKYFYLLGYSASVYETPKKGNRSRQVNRDDLKPTQQAIEKVHNICQGGKSAMELIAEINTLYQCIRFPVVSVGLVRWIECVVKESSYFKLCTESTPTHLALLDEVVSIHPLLHSRVLCLLIELFESEFQDLEILVQLELRKMLLDRMVNLLSRGCVLPVMKYIKNCSTKGDTDISLIRYFVREVLEIVAPPYTVEFVQLFLPLVENEDITGSMNTDSDLVNEFIAHCKSNYYVM